One Oryza glaberrima chromosome 11, OglaRS2, whole genome shotgun sequence genomic region harbors:
- the LOC127754618 gene encoding uncharacterized protein LOC127754618, with translation MKFFAGPAGRAGLGAVVLVAASRCPLFSFFALLVLLLFQPHHQLAASHVAVNQQVSLVPDAAAAKAAGVGNSAVVDVGDEEEEGSGSRWMLIVVTTMRSGGRERRRRNAALAHVEKHYFSGVVHFADAAGVYDAHFFDKIRQTNWPRPRTASPPSTPCSPADALLPSLAATSPVGEGLDGDVTAGEEVDAGLPAPLACLPHPSMAVRLCACGFCNGGREQWRRRVASRQPPSSCRPSPAAAALVLSLLAPPKAATHRRPPQLPTQTGEE, from the exons ATGAAGTTCTTCGCGGGGCCCGCAGGGCGAGCGGGCTTGGGCGCCGTCGTCCTTGTCGCCGCGTCACGCTGCCCGCTGTTCTCCTTCTTCGCGCTACTTGTTCTTCTCCTATTCCAGCCGCACCACCAGCTTGCCGCGTCCCACGTCGCCGTGAACCAGCAGGTGAGCCTTGTgccggatgcggcggcggcgaaggcggccggGGTCGGGAACAGCGCGGTGGTGGACgtgggcgacgaggaggaggagggcagcggGTCGAGGTGGATGCTGATAGTGGTAACGACGATGCGGTCGggcggccgggagcggcggcggcgcaacgccGCGCTCGCTCACGTCGAGAAGCACTACTTCTCCGGCGTCGTCCacttcgccgacgccgccggtgtCTACGACGCCCATTTCTTCGACAAGATCCGCCAGACCAA CTGGCCGCGGCCAAGAACCGCCTCACCGCCGTCGACGCCTTGCTCCCCCGCCGATGCCTTGCTCCCCTCGCtggccgccacgtcgccggTTGGGGAAGGACTTGATGGCGACGTCACGGCCGGTGAGGAGGTCGACGCCGGGCTCCCCGCCCCCCTTGCTTGCCTACCTCATCCCTCGATGGCGGTCCGCCTCTGTGCCTGTGGCTTCTGCAATGGCGGACGagagcaatggcggcggcgcgtcgccagtcgccagccgccgtcgtcgtgtcgcccgtcgccggccgccgccgccctcgtcctctccctcctcgccccaCCGAAGGCAGCAACCCACCGACGTCCTCCCCAGCTGCCTACCCAGACaggagaagagtga
- the LOC127753710 gene encoding serine/threonine-protein kinase D6PKL2-like, translating to MPPGGEPDPAADELQSLSFASSDRSRSRSASTVSTATTTSTTTTTTTPPRLGAVALSDIRFLKRLGAGDIGSVYLAEVRGAATALVAAKVMDRKELEGRNKEGRARTEREILEAVDHPFLPRLFGVAEGDRWSCLLTEFCPGGDLHVLRQRQPHRRFSESAVRFYAAEVVAALEYVHMVDIVYRDLKPENVLVRADGHIMLTDFDLSLKCDPTAPTPAHVISDPIALAGGHSSSSSSCIIPSCIVPAVSCFQLFPRRRRRRWRGRKKPSSGGGGNGGGSFPSGGLELEFVAEPVELRSMSFVGTHEYLAPEIVSGEGHGSSVDWWTLGVFIFELLYGVTPFKGHDNEMTLANIVARALEFPREPPVSAAAKDLVTSLLAKDPARRLGATVGAAAIKRHPFFGGVNWALLRCATPPYVPPTFSVATATAANAAGANAGMSDDDDDDSCPGTPVEYY from the exons ATGCCTCCCGGCGGCGAGCCCGATCCGGCGGCCGACGAGCTGCAGAGCCTCAGCTTCGCCTCCTCCgaccgctcccgctcccgctccgcctccaccgtctccaccgccaccaccacctccaccaccaccaccaccaccacgccgccccgcctcggcgccgtcgcGCTCTCCGACATCCGCTTCCTCAAGCGGCTCGGCGCGGGGGACATCGGCAGCGTCTACCTCGCCGAGGTCaggggcgcggcgacggcgctggtCGCCGCCAAGGTGATGGACAGGAAGGAGCTGGAGGGGAGGAACAAGGAGGGCCGCGCCCGCACGGAGCGGGAGATCCTCGAGGCCGTCGACCACCCCTTCCTCCCCCGCCTCTTCGGCGTCGCCGAGGGGGATCGCTGGTCCTGCCTCCTCACCGAGTTCTgccccggcggcgacctccaCGTCCTCCGCCAGCGCCAGCCTCACCGCCGCTTCTCCGAGTCCGCCGTCAG GTTTTatgcggcggaggtggtggcggcgctggagtACGTCCACATGGTGGACATCGTGTACCGTGACCTGAAGCCGGAGAACGTGCTCGTCCGCGCCGACGGCCACATCATGCTCACCGACTTCGACCTCTCGCTCAAGTGCGacccgacggcgccgacgccggcgcacgTCATCTCGGACCCcatcgccctcgccggcggccactcttcctcctcctcgtcgtgcaTCATCCCGTCCTGCATCGTCCCCGCCGTGTCGTGCTTCCAGctcttcccccgccgccgccgccgccgctggcgcggCCGCAAGAAGccgtcgagcggcggcggcggcaatggcggcggcagcttTCCCTCCGGTGGGCTGGAGCTGGAGTTCGTGGCGGAGCCGGTGGAGCTCCGGTCGATGTCGTTCGTCGGCACGCACGAGTACCTCGCGCCGGAGATCGTCTCCGGCGAGGGGCACGGCAGCTCCGTGGACTGGTGGACGCTGGGGGTGTTCATCTTCGAGCTCCTCTACGGCGTGACGCCGTTCAAGGGCCACGACAACGAGATGACCCTGGCGAACATCGTGGCGCGCGCGCTCGAGTTCCCCAGGGAGCcgcccgtctccgccgccgccaaggacCTCGTCACGTCGCTCCTCGCCAAGGACCCGGCGCGCCGCCTCGGCGCCAccgtcggcgccgcggcgaTCAAGCGGCACCCCTTCTTCGGCGGCGTCAACTGGGCGCTCCTCCGCTGCGCCACGCCGCCGTACGTTCCACCGACGTTCagcgtcgccaccgccaccgccgcgaacgccgccggcgccaacgccggcatgtcggacgacgacgacgacgacagctgCCCCGGCACACCCGTGGAGTACTACTAG
- the LOC127753709 gene encoding IQ domain-containing protein IQM3-like isoform X2: protein MAVATAAAGLDHAGSSRLDAEVSSPVVGSGGGGGGGGEDGAATKLQKMYRSYRTRRKLADTAVVVEELWWQALDYARLSYSTISFFHDPNPETVASRWSRVSIIASKVGQGLSRDAKARKLAFQHWIEAIDPRHRYGHNLQCYYDVWCQSQAGQPFFYWLDIGDGKDADLPECPRAQLKKQCIKYLGPQEREQYEYIITEGKIIHKYSEEPLDTSQGSKWIFVMSTTKRLYAGKKEKGVFQHSSFLAGGATIAAGRFTAENGVIKSIWAYSGHYKPSAENLSNFMNFLEENGVDLNNVRPSDDDAWYEEPVPNKVQSPITAIIESNPPQLILPQNMVLENKASGSSSQVEGAEGDNAATEQAKPTYQRTLSGGLQSPRATIDVPRKAILERVKSKRESRSYQLGHKLSLKWSTGAGPRIGCVKDYPMQLRMQALEMVNLSPRASAPSISRRLQASLSLSPNLPTPPEFTTTQMAAPTKLEPATSI from the exons atggcggtggcgacggcggcggccgggctgGATCACGCGGGCTCTTCCAGGCTCGACGCGGAGGTTTCCTCTCCGGTggtcggaagcggcggcggtggcggtggcggcggcgaggatggggCGGCGACCAAGCTGCAGAAGATGTACCGGAGCTACCGGACCCGGCGCAAGCTCGCCGAcacagccgtcgtcgtcgaggagctCTG GTGGCAAGCGCTGGACTACGCGCGGCTGAGCTACAGCACCATCTCCTTCTTCCACGACCCTAACCCGGAGACCGTCGCCTCCCGCTGGAGCCGTGTCAGCATCATTGCTTCCAAG GTGGGTCAGGGTTTATCAAGAGACGCCAAGGCTCGGAAGCTGGCATTCCAGCACTGGATCGAGGCT ATTGACCCACGGCATAGATATGGTCACAATCTGCAGTGCTACTATGATGTCTGGTGCCAAAGCCAGGCCGGCCAGCCTTTTTTCTACTG GCTTGATATTGGGGATGGAAAAGATGCTGACCTTCCTGAGTGTCCAAGAGCTCAGCTGAAGAAGCAATGCATAAAATATCTTGGTCCG CAAGAGCGTGAGCAATATGAATACATCATTACAGAAGGAAAGATTATCCATAAGTACTCTGAAGAACCCCTTGATACAAGCCAAGGGTCAAAGTGGATTTTTGTTATGAGCACAACGAAGAGACTTTATGCTGGCAAG AAAGAGAAAGGTGTGTTCCAGCACTCGAGCTTTTTAGCAGGAGGTGCTACCATAGCTGCTGGGAGGTTTACAGCAGAAAATGGAGTTATCAAG TCCATCTGGGCCTATAGTGGTCACTACAAACCAAGTGCAGAGAACCTCAGCAACTTCATGAACTTCCTAGAGGAGAATGGAGTTGATCTCAACAAC GTGCGCCCATCCGACGATGATGCTTGGTATGAAGAACCAGTTCCTAATAAAGTTCAGAGCCCTATCACTGCCATCATTGAATCCAATCCTCCACAATTGATTCTCCCACAAAACATGGTACTAGAAAACAAGGCATCTGGGTCATCTTCACAAGTTGAAGGTGCCGAAGGCGACAATGCTGCCACAGAGCAAGCAAAGCCAACCTACCAAAGAACCTTATCAGGTGGGCTACAAAGCCCTAGAGCCACCATCGACGTCCCGCGGAAAGCGATTCTTGAGAGGGTGAAATCCAAGAGGGAATCAAGATCCTATCAGCTTGGCCACAAGTTGTCCCTGAAATGGAGCACTGGGGCTGGTCCAAGGATTGGATGTGTGAAGGACTATCCAATGCAGCTCAGGATGCAGGCACTGGAGATGGTGAACCTCTCACCGAGGGCTTCAGCTCCTTCAATCTCAAGGAGGCTACAGGCAAGCCTATCACTCTCACCCAACTTACCAACACCTCCTGAGTTTACAACAACCCAGATGGCTGCCCCAACTAAGTTAGAACCGGCAACGAGTATCTAA
- the LOC127753709 gene encoding IQ domain-containing protein IQM3-like isoform X1 — MAVATAAAGLDHAGSSRLDAEVSSPVVGSGGGGGGGGEDGAATKLQKMYRSYRTRRKLADTAVVVEELWWQALDYARLSYSTISFFHDPNPETVASRWSRVSIIASKVGQGLSRDAKARKLAFQHWIEAIDPRHRYGHNLQCYYDVWCQSQAGQPFFYWLDIGDGKDADLPECPRAQLKKQCIKYLGPQEREQYEYIITEGKIIHKYSEEPLDTSQGSKWIFVMSTTKRLYAGKKEKGVFQHSSFLAGGATIAAGRFTAENGVIKSIWAYSGHYKPSAENLSNFMNFLEENGVDLNNVVRPSDDDAWYEEPVPNKVQSPITAIIESNPPQLILPQNMVLENKASGSSSQVEGAEGDNAATEQAKPTYQRTLSGGLQSPRATIDVPRKAILERVKSKRESRSYQLGHKLSLKWSTGAGPRIGCVKDYPMQLRMQALEMVNLSPRASAPSISRRLQASLSLSPNLPTPPEFTTTQMAAPTKLEPATSI; from the exons atggcggtggcgacggcggcggccgggctgGATCACGCGGGCTCTTCCAGGCTCGACGCGGAGGTTTCCTCTCCGGTggtcggaagcggcggcggtggcggtggcggcggcgaggatggggCGGCGACCAAGCTGCAGAAGATGTACCGGAGCTACCGGACCCGGCGCAAGCTCGCCGAcacagccgtcgtcgtcgaggagctCTG GTGGCAAGCGCTGGACTACGCGCGGCTGAGCTACAGCACCATCTCCTTCTTCCACGACCCTAACCCGGAGACCGTCGCCTCCCGCTGGAGCCGTGTCAGCATCATTGCTTCCAAG GTGGGTCAGGGTTTATCAAGAGACGCCAAGGCTCGGAAGCTGGCATTCCAGCACTGGATCGAGGCT ATTGACCCACGGCATAGATATGGTCACAATCTGCAGTGCTACTATGATGTCTGGTGCCAAAGCCAGGCCGGCCAGCCTTTTTTCTACTG GCTTGATATTGGGGATGGAAAAGATGCTGACCTTCCTGAGTGTCCAAGAGCTCAGCTGAAGAAGCAATGCATAAAATATCTTGGTCCG CAAGAGCGTGAGCAATATGAATACATCATTACAGAAGGAAAGATTATCCATAAGTACTCTGAAGAACCCCTTGATACAAGCCAAGGGTCAAAGTGGATTTTTGTTATGAGCACAACGAAGAGACTTTATGCTGGCAAG AAAGAGAAAGGTGTGTTCCAGCACTCGAGCTTTTTAGCAGGAGGTGCTACCATAGCTGCTGGGAGGTTTACAGCAGAAAATGGAGTTATCAAG TCCATCTGGGCCTATAGTGGTCACTACAAACCAAGTGCAGAGAACCTCAGCAACTTCATGAACTTCCTAGAGGAGAATGGAGTTGATCTCAACAACGTG GTGCGCCCATCCGACGATGATGCTTGGTATGAAGAACCAGTTCCTAATAAAGTTCAGAGCCCTATCACTGCCATCATTGAATCCAATCCTCCACAATTGATTCTCCCACAAAACATGGTACTAGAAAACAAGGCATCTGGGTCATCTTCACAAGTTGAAGGTGCCGAAGGCGACAATGCTGCCACAGAGCAAGCAAAGCCAACCTACCAAAGAACCTTATCAGGTGGGCTACAAAGCCCTAGAGCCACCATCGACGTCCCGCGGAAAGCGATTCTTGAGAGGGTGAAATCCAAGAGGGAATCAAGATCCTATCAGCTTGGCCACAAGTTGTCCCTGAAATGGAGCACTGGGGCTGGTCCAAGGATTGGATGTGTGAAGGACTATCCAATGCAGCTCAGGATGCAGGCACTGGAGATGGTGAACCTCTCACCGAGGGCTTCAGCTCCTTCAATCTCAAGGAGGCTACAGGCAAGCCTATCACTCTCACCCAACTTACCAACACCTCCTGAGTTTACAACAACCCAGATGGCTGCCCCAACTAAGTTAGAACCGGCAACGAGTATCTAA
- the LOC127755448 gene encoding uncharacterized protein LOC127755448, with the protein MYNLGSKQLHRSPINSIATMHAITPATKHITSYLISSSYNLSVINSVVMAPRLSAVALAAFLLLAVVVAAAAQPKPKPGKGGKPEKGETPGKGKPEERETPPGKGKPEEKEKPEKKKIKVKCQESRKLYPYCSAKMMECPDTCPTSCFVDCDACKPVCVCNVPGACGDPRFIGGDGNAFYFHGRRDADFCVVSDRDLHINAHFIGKRGADGMSRDFTWIQAIAVLFDDGGAHRLYVGARKTAAWDDDVDRLEVIVDGEPVLLPEDSGATWTSAAVPALTVTRTKAANGVLVALDGRFKLRANAVPITAEDSRVHRYGVTGDDCLAHLDLAFKFDALTGDVHGVVGQTYRSDYVNKFDVRASMPTLGGDHSFATSGLFAADCAVSRFGHGGRAAAVAMAA; encoded by the exons ATGTACAACCTTGGAAGCAAGCAACTCCATCGATCGCCTATAAATTCCATCGCAACCATGCATGCAATCACACCAGCAACTAAACACATCACTAGCTACTTAATTAGCAGCAGCTACAATCTGAGTGTAATTAACAGTGTCGTGATGGCGCCTAGGCTGAGCGCCGTTGCATTGGCGGCGTTcctgctgctcgccgtcgtcgtcgccgccgccgcccagcctaAGCCTAAGCCGGGAAAAGGCGGCAAGCCGGAGAAGGGAGAGACGCCGGGGAAAGGTAAgccggaggagagggagacgcCGCCGGGGAAAGGTAAGCcggaggagaaagagaagccggagaagaagaagataaagGTGAAGTGCCAGGAGAGCCGTAAGCTCTACCCCTACTGCTCCGCCAAGATGATGGAGTGCCCCGACACGTGTCCCACCTCCTGCTTCGTCGACTGCGACGCCTGCAAGCCCGTCTGcg TGTGCAACGTGCCGGGGGCGTGCGGCGACCCGAGGttcatcggcggcgacggcaacgccTTCTACTTCCATGGCCGGAGGGACGCCGACTTCTGCGTCGTCTCCGACCGCGACCTCCACATCAACGCGCACTTCATCGGCAAGCGCGGCGCCGACGGCATGTCGCGCGACTTCACCTGGATCCAGGCCATTGCCGTCCTcttcgacgacggcggcgcccaccGCCTCTACGTCGGCGCCAGGAAGACCGCCGCCtgggacgacgacgtcgaccgCCTCGAGGTCAtcgtcgacggcgagccggTGCTCCTCCCGGAGGACTCCGGCGCCACCTGGACTTCCGCCGCGGTGCCAGCGCTGACCGTGACGCGCACCAAGGCGGCGAACGGCGTGCTCGTGGCGCTCGACGGGCGGTTCAAGTTGAGGGCCAACGCCGTGCCCATCACCGCCGAGGACTCGAGGGTGCACCGGTACGGCGTCACCGGCGACGACTGCCTCGCCCACCTCGACCTGGCGTTCAAGTTCGACGCGCTCACCGGCGACGTGCACGGCGTCGTCGGTCAGACGTACCGCTCCGACTACGTCAACAAGTTCGACGTCAGGGCGTCCATGCCCACGCTGGGGGGCGACCACAGCTTCGCCACCTCCGGCCTGTTCGCCGCCGACTGCGCCGTGTCGCGCTTCGGACatggcggccgcgccgccgccgtcgccatggccgcgtAG
- the LOC127755449 gene encoding 60S ribosomal protein L26-1-like → MKRNPRVTSSRRKCRKAHFTAPSSVRRVLMSAALSTELRHKYNVRSIPVRKDDEVQVVRGSYKGREGKVVQVYRRRWVIHVERITREKVNGSTVNVGIHPSKVVVTKLKLDKDRKAILDRKASGRAADKAKGKFTAEDVAAAGAAGASLQEID, encoded by the coding sequence atgaagcGCAATCCGCGCGTGACGAGCTCCCGGCGCAAGTGCCGGAAGGCGCACTTCACGGCGCCGTCGTCCGTCCGCCGCGTCCTCATGTCCGCCGCGCTCTCCACCGAGCTCCGCCACAAGTACAACGTCCGCTCCATCCCCGTCCGCAAGGACGACGAGGTGCAGGTGGTGAGGGGGAGCTACAAGGGCCGCGAGGGCAAGGTGGTGCAGGTCTACCGCCGCCGGTGGGTGATCCATGTCGAGCGCATCACCAGGGAGAAGGTGAACGGGTCCACCGTCAACGTCGGGATCCACCCATCCAAGGTCGTCGTCACCAAGCTCAAGCTCGACAAGGACCGCAAGGCCATCCTCGACCGCAAGGccagcggccgcgccgccgacaaGGCCAAGGGCAAGTTCACCGCCGAGgacgttgccgccgccggcgccgccggggcctCGCTCCAGGAGATCGATTAG
- the LOC127753988 gene encoding cytochrome P450 94C1-like — MDATTTVSMEMELPWGARCAGLAFFAFSVCLAALGVVLLVARRWPWCSCHVCRAYLTGSWAREFTNLGDWYAHLLRRSPTGTVHVHVLGCTVTANPANVEHMLRTRFDNFPKGRPFAALLGDLLGDGIFNVDGHAWRHQRKMASLELGSVAVRSYAYKIIAQEVEARLMPVLADAADRGAVLDLQDVFRRFAFDNICKISFGLDPGCLDREMPVSELADAFDAASRLSAMRGAAASPLLWRAKRFLNVGSERELRKAIKVVDELAAAMIRERQKLGVGSSHDLLSRFMASTGVDDAAADDKFLRDIVVSFLLAGRDTVSTALTTLFMLLSKNPEVAAAMRAEAEAGDGGETGAAITYEHLKGLHYTHAVLHENMRLFPPVQFDSKFCAAADVLPDGTYVGGDARVMYHPYAMGRMPHIWGADYAAFRPARWLTGPGASFVPANPYKYPVFQAGQRVCLGKELAVTEMKAASVAVVRAFDVEVVGENGRSGGAAAAPRFVPGLTASISGGLQVRVRRRVHT, encoded by the coding sequence atggatgccaccaccaccgtgtcCATGGAGATGGAGTTGCCGTGGGGCGCGCGGTGCGCGGGGCTCGCCTTCTTCGCGTTCTCGGTGTGCCTGGCGGCGCTCGGCGTCGTGCTCCTGGTGGCGAGGCGGTGGCCGTGGTGCAGCTGCCATGTGTGCCGCGCCTACCTGACGGGGTCGTGGGCGAGGGAGTTCACCAACCTCGGCGACTGGTACGCGCACctgctccgccgctcgccgacggGCACCGTCCACGTCCACGTCCTCGGCTGCACCGTCACGGCGAACCCGGCGAACGTCGAGCACATGCTCAGGACGCGGTTCGACAACTTCCCCAAGGGGAGGCCCTTCGCCGCGCTCCTCGGcgacctcctcggcgacggcatCTTCAACGTCGACGGCCACGCGTGGCGCCACCAGCGGAAGATGGCCAGCCTCGAGCTCGGCAGCGTCGCCGTGCGCTCCTACGCCTACAAGATCATCGCCCAGGAGGTGGAGGCCCGCCTCATGCCGgtgctcgccgacgccgccgaccggGGCGCCGTGCTCGATCTGCAGGACGTGTTCCGCCGCTTCGCCTTCGACAACATCTGCAAGATCTCCTTCGGCCTCGACCCCGGCTGCCTCGACCGGGAAATGCCCGTgtccgagctcgccgacgcgtTCGACGCCGCGTCGCGCCTCTCCGCCATGCGTGGCGCAGCGGCGTCGCCGTTGCTGTGGAGGGCGAAGCGGTTCCTCAACGTCGGGTCGGAGAGGGAGCTCAGGAAGGCCATCAaggtcgtcgacgagctcgcggcggcgatgATCCGGGAGCGCCAGAAGCTGGGCGTCGGCAGCAGCCACGACCTCCTGTCGCGGTTCATGGCCTCCACCGGcgtcgacgacgccgccgcggacgaCAAGTTCCTCCGCGACATCGTCGTcagcttcctcctcgccgggcgGGACACGGTGTCCACCGCGCTCACCACGCTGTTCATGCTCCTGTCCAAGAACCCcgaagtcgccgccgccatgcgcgcggaggcggaggccggcgacggcggcgagacggGCGCCGCCATCACCTACGAGCACCTCAAGGGCCTCCACTACACCCACGCCGTGCTGCACGAGAACATGAGGCTGTTCCCGCCGGTGCAGTTCGACTCCAAgttctgcgccgccgccgacgtgctcCCCGACGGAACCtacgtcggcggcgacgcgcgcgtCATGTACCACCCCTACGCCATGGGGCGGATGCCGCACATCTGGGGCGCCGACTACGCCGCGTTCCGGCCGGCGCGGTGGCTCACCGGCCCCGGCGCGTCGTTCGTCCCGGCGAACCCGTACAAGTACCCGGTGTTCCAGGCCGGCCAACGCGTGTGCCTCGGCAAGGAGCTCGCCGTCACCGAGATGAAGGCGGCCAGCGTCGCCGTCGTGAGGGCGTTCGAcgtcgaggtcgtcggcgagaatggccggagcggcggcgccgccgccgcgccacggtTCGTGCCGGGGCTCACCGCGTCGATCAGTGGCGGGCTCCAAGTGAGAGTCAGGCGCCGCGTTCACACTTAG